The Desulfonatronum lacustre DSM 10312 region CGGCGATGTCGTAGCCGTCGTCGCGCAACGGAGAGGGATAAAAGGGCAGCAGCCAGATGGCCGTGATTCCCAAATCAGCCAGATAGTCCAGCTTCTGGGTCAATCCCGGCAAGTCGCCGATCCCGTCCGAGTTGCTGTCGAAAAACGCCTTGATGTGGACTTCGTAGATAATGGCGTCCTTATACCAGAGGGGATCGTCGACCAGTTTGGCCTGCTTGATTTGGGGCATGGGAAACCTCCGCGCGAATATGCCGGGAAGAATTAAAGAGGAAAACGAATCGTGACGAACCGGGAGATCACGACGTCGTCCATCAGCCGCGATTCTGGCTGTCAGACTCCATCATAAATACCGAAAAAGCATCCTCTTTTCCAGAAGAGATTCATCACACTGAAATCAATCAACTTTACGGCTGATCTTCGAAAAAAGACAGGACATCGGAAAAGAAGAGCAGAGGAAAGGATGACGGCTTGTGACCGCTCAAGGCGCGTCCAGCGGCAGATATCGCCCCATGCCGACGCGGGTCACCACGGCGTCGACGTTTTCCAGGCTCAAAAACTCCCGCGACCGGCGTTGCGCCGCATCCAGATCAAGAAATGCGTCAATGTACACCAAAACCCATTGGCGACCCGCGTGCGCCACTTCGACGATACCAGCCGGATACCCCTTGGCCGCGTAACCGTCGCGCAACGCTTTTGCCTTGTCTTGGTCAAGAAACCCACCAACTTGGACGATGTACATCGAGTCCGCGAGTGTTTCCGGGGAGATGGCCGAAGGCGTCGCCGAAGTTGAAGGTGAGCTTGGGGCGGGCGTTGGAGACGTCGGAGACGTCGTCAATTCCGTCGTTGAGTCGGCTATTTCCGTGCCTCGCCCTTCTTGACCGCCGTCATCCTCAAGTCCGTGCCCGGTCATCCTTCCCAGAGACCGCAGGTAGCCTTCGGCCGTTTTCGCTTCCGGACCGTCCGGAGCGGCCTCGATCACCAGCAGCAGCCATTTATCGGCTTCCTGGTCGCGACCGGCGAGCAGCAGATATTCAGCCAGGGTCAGGATCATCCGGACATTGGCCGTATCCGCTTCAACGCCCCGCCGCAAAAGATCGACGGCTGCTTCCAGGTTCCCTTGCCCCACCTCGATCTCCGCGGCCAGAAGATAAGCTCGACCAAAGCGCCAGTTCAGATCCATGGCCCTGTCGGCGTACCGCCTGGCCGCGATCGGATCGTCACGTTCCAGATGCAGCAACGCCAGGTTCAGGGCCGCGATTTCCGGAGTCTGGTAGGTGGGTATTTCAAGTGCGCGAAGAAAGGCGAACTCCGCTGCCGTAAAATCGTCCTGGGCAAGATGCGCCAAGCCCAGGTTGTTCCACCCCTCGGCATGGTTGGGGTCCAGAGCCACGGTCCGTTCCAGGGCCTCCACCGCGGCGGGCCAATTTCCCAGCATGAACTGGGTGTATCCCAGGGTGAACTGGTAGCGGGGAGAGTCCGAGGCGGCCCGCTGGATTCGCAGCAACTCCCGCAGACTCATCCGAGGCTCGTCGCTGCGCAAATAGGCGTCGGCCAGGTCCAGGCGAATCCGGATTTCGCGGGGGCTGAGCCCACGCCCTTCTTCGCCTTGGGAGGGTGCAGAAGTCCCGGTACCGGCGCAGCCCGACACCATCAGGCCCAGGCAAATGATAAAAAAGACGCACGCCCATTTCCACGTCAACAATACCCATCGCCGTGGCGATGGAGTAGGAAAGGACGTGCGCCGTTTATTCACGATACTTCTCCCGGGGTTCCCGGCTGATAACGGAAAGAAGATCTTAAACCAATTCCACTTCGGTAATGCGTTATTCGTTTGAGAAAAACAGTTATCGGTGTCGGCGCTTCGCTATCGGTATCGGTATCGAATTCAGAATGTTAGTGACCAAACCGTATCGATCCCGATCCCGATTCCGACACCGAAAGCGAATCATTGAGTTGGAAACGGTCTTAGATCACCTTGTTCAAGGAATACTCGATAATCCCTTCCGCGCCTCGCTGGACCAGGTCCGGGATCAGGTCGCGGACCACGTTTTCCTCGACCACGATTTCCACGGACATCCAGTCGCTGTTCAGCAGATGAGCCACGGTGGGCGAGGTCAGGCTGGGCAGCACGGACATGATATCGTCAACCCGGGCCTGGGGCACGTTCATCTTCAGACCCACCAGCTTCTCGGCCCGCAACGCGCCCTTGAGCAGCATGTCGATCTGCTCGATTTTGGCCCGCTTGACCGGATTGGCCCAGGCGGCCTTGTTGGCGATGAGCTGGGTGTTGGTCTGCATCATTTCGGCGATGATCCGCAGCCCGTGGGCCTTGATGGTCGAGCCGGTCTCGGTGACCTCCACGATGGCGTCCGCCAGGCCCTCGACGACCTTGGCCTCGGTGGCCCCCCAGGAAAATTCCACCTCCACCGGAATGCCGGCGGCCTGAAAGTAGCGCTTGGTGAAATTCACCAGTTCCGTGGAAATCTTCTTCCCGGCCAGATCTTCGGGCCGACGATAGGGGGAGTCCCCGGCCACGGCCAGAATCCAGCGGGCCGGGCGGGAGCTGACCTTGGAGTAGACCAGATCCGAAACCACATGCACGTCGGACTCGTACTCCATGACCCAGTCCTTGCCGGTCAATCCGGCGTCCAGGGTTCCGGCCTCCACGTAGCGGGCCATTTCCTGGGCTCGGCAGATGCTGCAATTGATGGCCGGATCATTGATCTCCGGAAAGTAGTTCCGGGAGTGCAGATGAATTTTCCATCCGGATCGGGCGAACAGACTGATGGTGGCGTCCTGCAGGGAGCCCTTGGGGATGCCCAGCTTGAGTTGGTCGTTGGGTGTCGTCATTTATTTATATACCTCCTTGGGATCGAAAATCAGCGGCGCGCAGGTCGTCCACGCGCCGTTCTCCATGGTCCGGTAAAAGCAGGTTCGATAGCCCTCGTGACAGGCCGCCCCGCCCACCTGCTCCACCAGAAGCAGGATCGTGTCCGCATCGCAGTCGATCCGAACGGACCGGACTTTCTGCACGTGTCCGGACGTCCCGCCCTTGTGCCACAACTTTCTCCGGGACCGGCTGTAAAAATGGGCCTCCCCGGTGGCCAGGGTTTGCTCCCAGGCCTCTTCGTTCATGTACGCCACCATCAGGACTTCCAAGCTCGCGGCGTCCTGGACAATGGTCGGCACAAGCCCGTCGCACTT contains the following coding sequences:
- a CDS encoding SPOR domain-containing protein, whose protein sequence is MLTWKWACVFFIICLGLMVSGCAGTGTSAPSQGEEGRGLSPREIRIRLDLADAYLRSDEPRMSLRELLRIQRAASDSPRYQFTLGYTQFMLGNWPAAVEALERTVALDPNHAEGWNNLGLAHLAQDDFTAAEFAFLRALEIPTYQTPEIAALNLALLHLERDDPIAARRYADRAMDLNWRFGRAYLLAAEIEVGQGNLEAAVDLLRRGVEADTANVRMILTLAEYLLLAGRDQEADKWLLLVIEAAPDGPEAKTAEGYLRSLGRMTGHGLEDDGGQEGRGTEIADSTTELTTSPTSPTPAPSSPSTSATPSAISPETLADSMYIVQVGGFLDQDKAKALRDGYAAKGYPAGIVEVAHAGRQWVLVYIDAFLDLDAAQRRSREFLSLENVDAVVTRVGMGRYLPLDAP
- the hisG gene encoding ATP phosphoribosyltransferase: MTTPNDQLKLGIPKGSLQDATISLFARSGWKIHLHSRNYFPEINDPAINCSICRAQEMARYVEAGTLDAGLTGKDWVMEYESDVHVVSDLVYSKVSSRPARWILAVAGDSPYRRPEDLAGKKISTELVNFTKRYFQAAGIPVEVEFSWGATEAKVVEGLADAIVEVTETGSTIKAHGLRIIAEMMQTNTQLIANKAAWANPVKRAKIEQIDMLLKGALRAEKLVGLKMNVPQARVDDIMSVLPSLTSPTVAHLLNSDWMSVEIVVEENVVRDLIPDLVQRGAEGIIEYSLNKVI
- the hisI gene encoding phosphoribosyl-AMP cyclohydrolase, whose translation is MKPDFAKCDGLVPTIVQDAASLEVLMVAYMNEEAWEQTLATGEAHFYSRSRRKLWHKGGTSGHVQKVRSVRIDCDADTILLLVEQVGGAACHEGYRTCFYRTMENGAWTTCAPLIFDPKEVYK